In the genome of Lacerta agilis isolate rLacAgi1 chromosome 2, rLacAgi1.pri, whole genome shotgun sequence, one region contains:
- the PA2G4 gene encoding proliferation-associated protein 2G4 — MSGEEEAAELTIAEDVVVNKYKMGGEIANRVLRTVVEAAKSGVSVLSLCERGDAMIMEETGKIFKKEKDMKKGIAFPTSISVNNCVCHFSPLKSDQDYILKDGDLVKIDLGVHVDGFISNVAHSFVIDASKETPVSGRKADVIKAAHLCAEAALRLVKPGNQNSQVTDAWNKIAHSFNCTPIEGMLSHQLKQHVIDGEKTIIQNPSDQQRKDHEKAEFEVHEVYAIDVLISTGEGKAKDAGQRTTIYKRDPSKQYGLKMKTSRAFFSEVERRFDAMPFTLRAFEDEKKARMGVVECAKHELLQPFNVLYDKEGEFVAQFKFTVLLMPNGPMRITSGPFEPELYKSEFEVQDADLKALLQSSASRKAQKKKKKKASKNAENATTGETAEENETGD, encoded by the exons ATGTCGGGCGAGGAGGAGGCGGCCGAGCTGACGATCGCGGAAGACGTGGTCGTGAACAAGTACAAGATGGGGGGAGAAATAGCCAACC GAGTCCTGCGGACTGTGGTAGAAGCAGCTAAATCTGGAGTGTCTGTCCTCAGCTTATGTGAGAGAGGGGATGCCATGATCATGGAAGAGACTGGCAAAATCTTTAAGAAAGAGAAAGATATGAAGAAAG GTATTGCCTTCCCCACAAGTATATCGGTAAATAACTGTGTCTGTCACTTCTCCCCCTTGAAGAGTGACCAGGATTACATTCTCAAAGATGGTGATTTGGTCAAAAT TGACCTGGGAGTCCATGTTGATGGCTTCATATCAAATGTAGCTCACAGTTTTGTCATTGATGCATCAAAG GAAACTCCAGTGTCAGGTCGCAAAGCTGATGTCATCAAAGCTGCTCACCTCTGTGCTGAAGCTGCTCTGCGTTTGGTTAAGCCTGGAAACCAG AATTCACAAGTGACAGATGCTTGGAACAAGATAGCTCATTCATTTAACTGCACACCAATTGAAG GGATGCTATCACACCAGCTGAAGCAGCATGTGATTGATGGGGAGAAGACTATCATCCAGAACCCCTCAGACCAGCAAAG AAAGGACCATGAAAAAGCGGAATTTGAGGTCCATGAAGTTTATGCCATTGATGTTCTCATCAGCACTGGAGAAGGAAAA GCAAAGGATGCTGGGCAGAGAACTACAATTTACAAAAGGGACCCTTCCAAGCAATATGGTTTGAAAATGAAAACTTCCCGTGCCTTTTTCAGTGAAGTGGAAAGACGCTTTGATGCTATGCCATTCACTCTCAG GGCATTTGAGGATGAAAAGAAGGCAAGGATGGGAGTAGTAGAATGTGCTAAACATGAGCTGCTACAGCCTTTTAATGTCCTCTATGATAAAGAAG GAGAGTTTGTTGCCCAGTTTAAGTTCACGGTGCTTTTAATGCCCAATGGTCCCATGAGGATAACTAGCGGTCCCTTTGAGCCTGAACTCTACAAATCAGAATTTGAGGTGCAAGATGCAGATCTGAAG gCACTCCTACAGAGCTCAGCAAGCCGCAAGgcccagaaaaagaagaaaaagaag GCCTCTAAGAATGCCGAGAACGCCACAACAGGGGAAACAGCAGAAGAGAATGAGACTGGTGACTGA